One window of Aricia agestis chromosome 20, ilAriAges1.1, whole genome shotgun sequence genomic DNA carries:
- the LOC121737268 gene encoding general odorant-binding protein 1-like translates to MWDQGCRSLLVLLLCGAVVAEKSIVMKDVTMGFGEALEKCREESQLSEEKMEEFFHFWREDFKFEHRELGCAIKCMSTHFDLLTDSHRMHHENTDKFIKSFPNGEVLAKQMVGIIHECEQKFDHETDHCWRILRVAECFKVTCMTTGIAPTMEMLMAEFIMEAE, encoded by the exons ATGTGGGACCAGGGTTGCAGAAGTCTGCTTGTGCTGCTGCTATGTGGTGCGGTGGTTGCAGAGAAGTCGATCGTCATGAAAGACGTCACGATGGGATTCGGAGAAGCCCTGGAGAAGTGTAGAGAGGAA AGCCAGCTCTCTGAAGAGAAGATGGAGGAGTTCTTTCACTTCTGGCGCGAAGACTTCAAGTTCGAACACCGCGAGCTGGGCTGCGCCATCAAGTGTATGAGCACCCACTTCGACCTGCTGACCGACTCGCACCGCATGCACCATGAGAACACTGATAAGTTCATCAAGTCTTTTCCTAATG GTGAGGTCCTAGCGAAGCAGATGGTGGGCATCATCCACGAGTGTGAACAGAAATTTGACCACGAGACCGACCACTGCTGGCGGATCCTGCGCGTGGCTGAATGCTTCAAGGTCACCTGCATGACCACCGGCATCGCGCCCACGATGGAGATGCTGATGGCTGAGTTTATTATGGAGGCGGAGTAG